A stretch of the Bradyrhizobium sp. CCBAU 53351 genome encodes the following:
- the fliP gene encoding flagellar type III secretion system pore protein FliP (The bacterial flagellar biogenesis protein FliP forms a type III secretion system (T3SS)-type pore required for flagellar assembly.), with translation MRVKVLLLALIMVVLPEVALAQIPDLNSLLPPGNGSTSGRIIQLMALITVLSVAPGLLIMVTSFTRFAVALSFLRAGLGLQTTPANLVMISLALFMTFYVMAPTFDRAWETGVQPLMKNEISEEQAYLKITDPFREFMLAHVRDKDLQTFESLAAESFRKKFDDKRVDLRVIIPAFMISELRRSFEIGFLIILPFLVIDMIVATLTMSMGMMMMPPTILALPFKMLFFVLIDGWNLLASGLVRSFS, from the coding sequence GTGAGAGTGAAAGTCCTGCTGCTCGCCTTGATCATGGTCGTGCTGCCCGAAGTGGCGCTCGCCCAGATTCCGGACCTCAACTCGCTGCTGCCGCCCGGAAACGGCTCGACCAGCGGCCGGATCATCCAGCTGATGGCCCTGATCACGGTGCTGTCGGTGGCTCCGGGACTGCTCATCATGGTGACGAGCTTCACGCGATTTGCGGTGGCGCTGTCGTTCCTGCGCGCGGGGCTCGGCCTGCAGACCACGCCGGCCAATCTGGTCATGATCAGCCTCGCGCTGTTCATGACCTTCTACGTGATGGCGCCGACTTTCGACCGCGCCTGGGAGACCGGCGTCCAGCCGCTGATGAAGAACGAGATCTCGGAAGAGCAGGCCTATCTGAAGATCACGGATCCGTTCCGCGAGTTCATGCTGGCCCATGTCCGGGACAAGGATCTGCAGACCTTCGAGTCGCTCGCCGCGGAGAGCTTCCGCAAGAAGTTCGACGACAAGCGCGTCGATCTGCGCGTCATCATCCCGGCCTTCATGATCTCGGAGCTGAGGCGTTCGTTCGAAATCGGATTCCTCATCATCCTGCCGTTCCTCGTGATCGACATGATCGTGGCGACGCTGACCATGTCGATGGGCATGATGATGATGCCGCCGACGATCCTCGCGCTGCCGTTCAAGATGCTGTTCTTCGTGTTGATCGACGGCTGGAATCTGCTCGCCTCCGGGCTGGTGCGCTCGTTCTCTTGA
- a CDS encoding flagellar basal body-associated FliL family protein: MRLIAAIVVLTLVAIGAGALAGLHLFATAERVADAKKGATPPPLASSYAGSARLRKLSPIVTNLAAPANNWARIEASMVTESMSDEDAGILAAHISEDIVTYLRSASVAQFEGSRGLQHLRDDLTERAAIRSSGKVRELIIETLVIQ; this comes from the coding sequence ATGCGCCTGATCGCGGCCATCGTCGTGCTGACCCTGGTCGCGATCGGCGCGGGAGCGCTGGCCGGCCTGCATTTGTTTGCGACCGCCGAGCGCGTCGCCGACGCGAAGAAGGGCGCGACCCCGCCGCCGCTCGCGTCGAGCTACGCCGGCAGCGCGCGCTTGCGGAAATTGTCTCCGATCGTGACCAACCTCGCCGCGCCGGCCAACAATTGGGCTCGCATCGAGGCCTCCATGGTGACCGAGAGCATGAGCGACGAGGACGCCGGCATCCTGGCCGCCCACATCAGCGAAGACATCGTCACCTACTTGCGGTCCGCCTCGGTGGCGCAGTTCGAGGGATCGCGCGGGCTCCAGCATCTGCGCGACGACCTGACCGAGCGCGCCGCCATCCGCTCGTCGGGCAAGGTCCGCGAATTGATCATTGAGACGTTGGTGATCCAGTGA
- the flgH gene encoding flagellar basal body L-ring protein FlgH yields MRILPLILASVLLAGCLHDPSEILNGPQMSPVGSGLRTQADPIPVTPRMRTPVSYRSTWDDGTDLYRDPRARRTGDVVTVIISMQDKAKLDNKTGRSRDSQVKFGLDWLMDVAGWQDKGSTSANLNTNTQIKGNGQIDRTEDIKLSIAAIVTDVLPNGNMMISGSQEFRVNTEMRVLNVGGIVRPRDISRTNTISYEKIAEARVSYGGRGNLSDVQQPGWGHRIYDAVAPF; encoded by the coding sequence ATCCGCATCCTCCCGCTGATCCTGGCGTCCGTGCTCCTGGCCGGATGCTTGCATGATCCGTCCGAGATCCTGAACGGACCGCAGATGTCGCCGGTCGGCAGCGGCCTCCGGACCCAGGCCGATCCGATCCCGGTGACGCCGCGCATGCGCACGCCCGTCAGCTATCGCTCGACCTGGGACGACGGAACCGATCTGTACCGCGATCCCCGCGCCCGGCGCACCGGCGACGTCGTGACGGTGATCATCTCGATGCAGGACAAGGCCAAGCTAGACAACAAGACCGGCCGCTCGCGCGATTCGCAGGTCAAGTTCGGGCTCGACTGGCTGATGGACGTCGCGGGATGGCAGGACAAGGGCTCGACAAGCGCCAATCTCAACACCAACACCCAGATCAAGGGTAACGGCCAGATCGACCGTACCGAGGACATCAAGCTCTCGATCGCCGCCATCGTCACCGACGTGTTGCCGAACGGCAATATGATGATCAGCGGCTCGCAGGAATTTCGCGTCAACACGGAGATGCGCGTGCTCAATGTCGGCGGCATCGTGCGTCCGCGCGACATATCGCGCACCAACACGATCTCCTATGAGAAGATCGCCGAGGCCCGCGTGTCCTACGGCGGTCGCGGAAATCTCTCGGACGTGCAGCAGCCTGGATGGGGACACCGGATCTATGACGCCGTGGCACCATTCTGA
- a CDS encoding MotE family protein — MLTLDHKAKLLLIAASMLASISPVLALDEAKPSKPLNLLSFARARAPGPQKPQPVTAVPGDNASMRATAWAAEDSGPATTGAVPETPAPAAAPAPTPARPAKPASVTAPPKPAPPQAAPSADNEVTLFCSNVADPAVDARLAWQLKELEKAESLLRERIAEVEAKRAEYEKWMALRDDFLKKAEASVVEIYSRMKPDAAATQIAGMADETAAAVLAKLSPRSSSAIFNEMETARAAHLADLLGGMRRVDDGKTK; from the coding sequence ATGCTGACGCTGGATCACAAAGCCAAACTCCTCTTGATCGCGGCATCGATGCTCGCGAGCATCTCGCCGGTGCTCGCCCTGGACGAGGCCAAGCCTTCGAAGCCGCTCAACCTGCTCTCCTTCGCGCGCGCCCGCGCGCCCGGACCGCAGAAGCCGCAGCCGGTCACGGCGGTGCCGGGCGACAATGCGTCGATGCGGGCGACCGCATGGGCGGCCGAGGATTCCGGACCCGCAACCACCGGTGCAGTGCCCGAGACGCCTGCGCCGGCGGCTGCGCCCGCCCCCACGCCCGCACGCCCGGCCAAGCCTGCCAGCGTCACGGCCCCGCCGAAGCCCGCACCGCCGCAGGCCGCGCCGTCCGCGGACAACGAAGTCACCCTGTTCTGCAGCAACGTTGCCGATCCCGCCGTCGATGCGAGGCTGGCCTGGCAGCTCAAGGAGCTGGAAAAAGCCGAGAGCCTGCTGCGCGAGCGGATCGCCGAGGTCGAGGCCAAGCGCGCCGAATATGAAAAGTGGATGGCGCTGCGTGACGACTTCCTGAAGAAGGCCGAAGCGAGCGTCGTTGAGATCTATTCGCGCATGAAGCCCGACGCGGCGGCGACCCAGATTGCCGGCATGGCGGACGAGACCGCCGCCGCCGTGCTCGCCAAGCTCAGTCCGAGGAGTTCGAGCGCGATCTTCAACGAGATGGAGACGGCGCGCGCGGCGCACCTCGCTGACCTCTTGGGCGGAATGCGTCGCGTGGACGACGGAAAGACCAAATAG
- the flgI gene encoding flagellar basal body P-ring protein FlgI — protein MTRLLLALVLLFSAASAHAAVRIKDIADIKGLRENQIVGYGLVIGLNGTGDTLRNAPFTEQSLQSMLENMGINVRNETTSTNNPPRPTTLRTRNVAAVMVTADLTPSIGPGERMDVTVSSLGDATSLLGGTLVMTSLRAADGAVYAVAQGAITVAGYSVGGQAQNVSQGTPTAGRIPNGALVEREVKGSLHEMEYLVLQLKNPDFVTATRILDAINRFAGGRYRAQIAFERDYRTIVLSKPRHIGPVRFLAEIGELTVEPDTPARVVINERTGTVVIGRDVRISTVAVTHGNLTVRVTEMPVVSQPAPFSRGQTVVVPQTVVEANEAGSQVAILSGVDLQRLVRGLNQIGLKPSGIIAILQAIKTAGALQADVIVQ, from the coding sequence ATGACCCGGCTCCTGCTTGCGCTCGTCCTGCTGTTTTCGGCCGCCAGCGCCCATGCCGCCGTCCGCATCAAGGACATCGCGGACATCAAGGGTCTGCGCGAAAACCAGATCGTCGGCTATGGCCTCGTCATCGGCCTCAACGGCACCGGCGATACGCTTCGCAACGCTCCGTTCACCGAGCAGTCCCTGCAATCGATGCTCGAGAACATGGGCATCAATGTCAGGAACGAGACCACGAGCACCAACAATCCGCCCCGTCCGACGACGCTGCGCACGCGCAACGTCGCGGCCGTGATGGTGACTGCGGACCTCACGCCCTCGATCGGGCCCGGCGAGCGCATGGACGTCACTGTGTCCTCGCTCGGCGATGCCACGTCGCTGCTCGGCGGTACGCTGGTCATGACGTCGCTGCGCGCGGCGGACGGCGCCGTCTATGCGGTGGCGCAGGGCGCGATCACGGTCGCCGGCTACAGTGTCGGAGGCCAGGCGCAGAACGTCAGCCAGGGCACCCCGACCGCCGGACGCATCCCGAACGGTGCGCTGGTCGAGCGCGAGGTGAAGGGAAGTCTCCACGAGATGGAGTACCTGGTGTTGCAGCTGAAGAACCCGGACTTTGTCACCGCAACGCGCATCCTCGACGCCATCAACCGCTTCGCCGGCGGGCGCTACCGCGCGCAGATCGCCTTTGAGCGTGACTACCGCACCATCGTGCTGTCGAAGCCGCGCCACATCGGCCCGGTCCGGTTTCTTGCCGAGATCGGTGAGCTGACGGTCGAGCCGGACACGCCAGCGCGGGTGGTGATCAACGAGCGCACCGGCACGGTGGTGATCGGGCGCGACGTGCGAATATCGACCGTTGCCGTGACGCACGGCAATCTGACGGTCCGTGTCACGGAGATGCCGGTGGTGTCGCAGCCGGCGCCGTTCTCGCGGGGCCAGACCGTGGTCGTCCCGCAGACCGTGGTCGAGGCCAACGAGGCGGGATCCCAGGTGGCGATCCTCAGTGGGGTCGATCTGCAGCGGCTGGTGCGCGGGCTGAACCAGATCGGCCTGAAACCATCCGGCATTATCGCGATCCTTCAGGCGATCAAGACCGCCGGCGCGCTCCAGGCCGACGTCATCGTGCAATGA
- the flgA gene encoding flagellar basal body P-ring formation chaperone FlgA, with amino-acid sequence MVNRVGLIMRGLAAVLLILASGRLAMAEEKRLPVPAVAIRAGELIRDDMITERAFASGLLGVAMFIEGRQVLVGRMARRALLPGQPIPSNAVEDPWTVARGAMVKVVVEDSGLSIVTYGSAMQSGAAGALIPVRNTDTGVIIKGVVQPDGTVKVADGS; translated from the coding sequence ATGGTGAACAGGGTGGGCCTGATCATGCGCGGGTTGGCCGCCGTGCTGTTGATTCTGGCCTCGGGTCGCCTCGCCATGGCCGAGGAGAAGCGGCTTCCGGTGCCGGCGGTTGCGATCCGCGCCGGCGAGCTGATCCGCGACGACATGATCACCGAGCGCGCCTTCGCATCGGGCCTGCTCGGCGTTGCCATGTTCATCGAGGGGCGCCAGGTCCTGGTCGGCCGCATGGCGCGGCGCGCGCTGCTGCCGGGCCAGCCCATTCCCAGCAATGCGGTGGAAGATCCCTGGACCGTCGCGCGCGGCGCCATGGTCAAAGTGGTGGTCGAGGACAGCGGCCTGTCCATCGTCACCTACGGCTCGGCGATGCAGTCGGGCGCGGCGGGCGCGCTCATTCCGGTGCGCAATACCGATACCGGCGTGATCATCAAAGGCGTCGTCCAGCCGGACGGTACCGTCAAGGTCGCGGACGGCTCATGA
- the flgG gene encoding flagellar basal-body rod protein FlgG has protein sequence MKSLAIAATGMNAQQTNIEVIANNIANINSTSYKRARAEFTDLFYQMDRMQGVANVNGSSPIPEGANLGLGVKSAAIRKLHIQGALTQTGNPYDMAINGRGWFQVLGPNNEVQYTRAGSFNTNANGQLVTIDGYLLDPAITVPQGTVEVTVNATGQVFAKLDTEVNPRQIGQLNLANFANEAGLEPLGGNLYKETTASGTPVVGLPGDSGYGKINQKYLEASNVDPVKEITELISAQRAYEMNAKVIQASDEMAQTVSKGMR, from the coding sequence GTGAAATCGCTCGCCATTGCGGCCACGGGCATGAATGCCCAGCAGACCAACATCGAAGTCATCGCGAACAACATCGCCAACATCAACTCGACGTCCTACAAGCGGGCGCGGGCGGAATTCACCGATCTGTTCTACCAGATGGACCGCATGCAGGGCGTGGCCAACGTCAACGGCTCCTCGCCGATTCCGGAAGGCGCCAATCTCGGCCTCGGCGTCAAGTCGGCGGCGATCCGCAAGCTGCACATCCAGGGCGCGCTGACGCAGACCGGAAATCCCTACGACATGGCGATCAACGGCCGCGGCTGGTTTCAGGTGCTCGGTCCCAACAACGAGGTGCAGTACACCCGCGCGGGCTCGTTCAATACAAATGCCAACGGCCAGCTCGTCACGATCGACGGCTACCTCCTGGACCCCGCGATCACGGTGCCGCAGGGAACCGTCGAGGTCACGGTCAACGCCACCGGGCAGGTGTTTGCCAAGCTCGACACGGAAGTGAACCCGCGGCAGATCGGCCAGCTCAACCTCGCCAACTTCGCCAACGAAGCCGGCCTCGAGCCGCTCGGCGGCAATCTCTACAAGGAGACCACGGCGTCGGGCACGCCGGTCGTCGGTCTTCCCGGCGATTCCGGATACGGCAAGATCAACCAGAAATATCTCGAAGCCTCGAACGTCGATCCGGTCAAGGAAATCACCGAGTTGATCTCGGCGCAGCGCGCCTACGAAATGAACGCCAAGGTCATCCAGGCCTCGGATGAAATGGCCCAGACGGTTTCGAAGGGCATGCGCTAG
- a CDS encoding flagellar hook-basal body complex protein FliE encodes MLEAISSTAISAGQAASRATETQAISPAATTAVQSTDDIGFESVMKQVTSDAIGTLKAGEAASISAMQGKESTRRVVEALMSAEQALQTAVAVRDKVVQAYQEVVRMSI; translated from the coding sequence ATGCTTGAGGCGATTTCATCCACGGCGATCTCCGCAGGACAGGCGGCGTCGCGCGCGACCGAGACGCAGGCGATCTCGCCTGCGGCGACGACGGCAGTCCAGTCGACGGACGATATCGGCTTCGAGTCTGTGATGAAGCAGGTGACGAGCGATGCGATCGGGACGCTGAAGGCGGGCGAAGCCGCGTCGATCTCGGCGATGCAGGGCAAGGAATCGACGCGGCGCGTCGTCGAGGCGCTGATGTCGGCGGAGCAGGCCCTGCAGACGGCGGTCGCGGTTCGCGACAAGGTCGTGCAGGCCTATCAAGAAGTCGTCCGGATGTCGATTTGA
- the flgC gene encoding flagellar basal body rod protein FlgC has translation MLDSLSASLTVASSGLEAQSTRMRIVSENLANATSTGRTAGADPYQRKTITFDAAMDRASGSQLAKVKEIGVDTTPYRVEYDPGHPAADKAGYVKLPNVNMMIEMADMREVNRSYEANLQVVKQVRSMLGMTIDLLRS, from the coding sequence ATGCTGGACTCACTGAGCGCCTCCCTCACGGTCGCGAGCTCCGGGCTCGAAGCGCAGTCGACGCGCATGCGCATCGTCTCGGAGAATCTTGCGAACGCGACCTCGACGGGACGCACCGCCGGCGCGGATCCCTATCAGCGCAAGACGATCACCTTCGATGCCGCGATGGATCGCGCCTCGGGCTCGCAGCTCGCGAAGGTCAAGGAGATCGGCGTCGACACCACGCCGTACCGCGTCGAGTACGATCCCGGGCATCCCGCCGCCGACAAGGCCGGCTACGTCAAGCTGCCGAACGTCAACATGATGATCGAGATGGCCGACATGCGGGAAGTCAACCGGTCCTATGAAGCCAATCTCCAGGTCGTGAAACAGGTCAGGTCGATGCTCGGCATGACCATCGACCTCCTAAGGAGCTGA
- the flgB gene encoding flagellar basal body rod protein FlgB, giving the protein MDQNGAVVGPLYLFELASSQARYLELRQSTIATNVANANTPGFRARDVEPFNKVLDGMPVRLATTSPSHLQLSAAETDTRATAKKDSWEVVHSGNSVSLEQEMIKGSDVNRDYSMNSAIVRSFHRMVLAGAKA; this is encoded by the coding sequence ATGGACCAGAACGGGGCTGTCGTGGGACCGCTTTATCTCTTCGAACTCGCATCGTCGCAGGCGCGCTACCTCGAGCTTCGCCAGTCGACCATCGCCACCAACGTCGCCAACGCCAACACGCCGGGCTTTCGCGCGCGCGACGTCGAGCCCTTCAACAAGGTGCTCGACGGCATGCCGGTGAGGCTCGCCACGACGTCGCCCTCGCACCTGCAATTGTCCGCGGCCGAGACCGACACGCGCGCAACCGCGAAGAAGGACAGCTGGGAAGTGGTCCATTCCGGCAACTCCGTCAGCCTTGAGCAGGAAATGATTAAGGGCAGCGACGTCAACCGCGACTATTCGATGAACTCGGCGATCGTGCGGTCGTTCCACCGCATGGTCCTGGCCGGTGCGAAGGCCTGA
- the flhB gene encoding flagellar biosynthesis protein FlhB, with protein sequence MAESSDQESKTEEPTEKKVRDALEQGKIPVSREASIFASMAALMVIMAFLISQGVQQLTPTLTSLLDDPEGFPLATGADAQNLLTVVGLQALRFLVPLVVILMVFGLAASLLQNAPRFVLERIKPELSRISPVSGWSRLFGTRGLVEFGKSLFKLTAVTSVVVFVLRSSEAKAFEAMYTDPVALPEMILNIAMRIVSAICIATIVLVAIDLAWARFHWRRELRMTKQEIKDEHKQAEGDPLVKARLRSLARDRSRQRMIASAARATLVIANPTHFAIALRYNREENPAPLVVAKGMDVIALKIREVAEQNRIPVIENKALARALYEAVQVDQVIPAEFFRPVAEIIYFLQSKQTPRTEKVQ encoded by the coding sequence ATGGCAGAATCATCCGATCAGGAGAGCAAGACAGAAGAGCCGACCGAGAAGAAAGTCCGTGATGCGCTCGAACAGGGCAAGATTCCGGTCTCTCGGGAGGCTTCCATTTTCGCCTCGATGGCCGCGCTGATGGTCATCATGGCGTTTCTGATCAGTCAGGGCGTGCAGCAATTGACGCCCACCTTGACGAGCCTGCTGGACGATCCCGAAGGCTTCCCGCTCGCAACAGGTGCGGACGCGCAGAACCTGCTCACCGTGGTCGGCCTGCAGGCGCTGCGTTTCCTGGTGCCGCTGGTCGTCATCCTCATGGTGTTCGGGCTCGCGGCCTCGCTGCTGCAGAATGCGCCGCGCTTCGTGCTGGAGCGTATCAAGCCGGAATTGTCGCGCATCTCCCCGGTGAGCGGCTGGAGCCGGCTGTTCGGAACGCGTGGCCTCGTCGAGTTCGGCAAGTCCCTGTTCAAGCTGACCGCGGTGACCTCCGTGGTCGTCTTCGTGCTGCGCTCGTCGGAAGCGAAGGCGTTCGAGGCGATGTACACCGATCCGGTCGCGCTGCCGGAGATGATCCTCAATATCGCGATGCGGATCGTCTCGGCGATCTGCATCGCGACCATCGTGCTGGTCGCGATCGACCTTGCCTGGGCGCGCTTCCACTGGCGGCGCGAGCTGCGCATGACCAAGCAGGAGATCAAGGACGAGCACAAGCAGGCCGAAGGCGATCCGCTGGTCAAGGCCCGCCTGCGCTCGCTGGCGCGCGACCGCTCGCGGCAGCGCATGATCGCCTCCGCCGCGCGCGCGACCCTGGTGATCGCGAATCCAACGCATTTCGCGATCGCGCTTCGCTACAACCGCGAGGAAAATCCCGCGCCGCTCGTGGTGGCCAAGGGCATGGACGTGATCGCGCTGAAGATCCGCGAGGTCGCCGAGCAGAACCGGATTCCGGTCATCGAGAACAAGGCGCTGGCGCGCGCGCTCTACGAGGCGGTCCAGGTCGATCAGGTGATTCCGGCGGAGTTCTTCCGCCCGGTCGCCGAGATCATCTACTTCCTGCAGTCGAAGCAGACGCCGCGCACCGAGAAGGTCCAGTAG
- a CDS encoding flagellar motor switch protein FliG, with product MAAQVGIAPIKQRGVAALGGTEKVAALLLAMGRQAAASVLAQFEPQDIRIVTKAAAELRPITAQELESIVEEFAQQFSMGANILGTLGGLEAVLGDVLPADQVSAIMSDLLGNSSRSVWDRVSSVSENSLATYLSKEHPQTAALILSKVKPSCAAKVMSQLPSSLRNELMRRVLSLKPIVDDAMKVLEKTLHEDLTLNFARNLGADTYARVADIINKMERGHIEDMLKSLSEKRPKSAEVLKELLFTFDDVTNLTPKARTMIFDQVPTDRIVIALKGTDKHFRELILSSVASRVRRVVEHELAIGEPSNQRDVLEARRVITDLALELAEKGEIELNPEQEDELVFR from the coding sequence ATGGCGGCACAGGTCGGCATCGCTCCCATCAAGCAGCGAGGCGTTGCCGCGCTGGGCGGAACGGAAAAGGTCGCGGCGCTCCTGCTGGCCATGGGCCGGCAGGCGGCTGCGAGCGTGCTCGCGCAATTCGAGCCCCAGGACATTCGCATCGTCACCAAGGCCGCGGCCGAATTGCGGCCGATCACGGCGCAGGAGCTCGAATCCATCGTCGAGGAGTTCGCCCAGCAATTCTCGATGGGCGCGAACATCCTTGGCACCCTGGGCGGCCTGGAGGCCGTGCTCGGCGACGTGCTTCCCGCCGACCAGGTGTCGGCGATCATGTCGGACCTGCTCGGCAATTCGAGCCGGTCGGTGTGGGATCGCGTCTCGTCGGTGTCGGAAAACTCGCTGGCGACCTACCTTTCCAAGGAGCATCCGCAGACCGCGGCGCTGATCCTGTCCAAGGTCAAGCCGTCTTGCGCCGCCAAGGTGATGAGCCAGCTGCCTTCGAGCCTGCGCAATGAGCTGATGCGGCGCGTGCTCAGCCTCAAGCCGATCGTCGACGACGCGATGAAGGTGCTCGAGAAGACGCTGCACGAAGACCTGACGCTCAATTTCGCCCGCAATCTCGGCGCCGACACCTATGCCCGCGTCGCCGACATCATCAACAAGATGGAGCGCGGCCATATCGAGGACATGCTCAAGAGCCTGTCGGAGAAGCGGCCGAAATCGGCGGAAGTGCTGAAGGAGCTGCTGTTCACCTTCGACGACGTGACCAACCTGACGCCGAAGGCGCGCACCATGATCTTCGATCAGGTGCCGACCGATCGCATCGTCATCGCGCTGAAGGGCACCGATAAGCACTTCCGCGAGCTGATCCTGTCCTCGGTCGCCTCGCGCGTCCGTCGCGTCGTCGAGCACGAGCTCGCCATCGGCGAGCCCTCGAACCAGCGCGACGTGCTGGAGGCGCGGCGCGTGATCACCGATCTCGCGCTCGAGCTCGCGGAGAAGGGCGAAATCGAGCTCAACCCCGAGCAGGAGGATGAGCTGGTCTTCCGCTGA
- the fliN gene encoding flagellar motor switch protein FliN, with amino-acid sequence MAQSFDYDSATRAPAADEGHTDTTPLERLAEIAARTAEESGKFANVDAILRIPVTMQVVLGSATIPVANLMKLGRGAVVPLDHRVGEPVDVVVNGRIVARGEVVVVEEDNSRFGVSLTEIVGPLGQGDS; translated from the coding sequence ATGGCGCAATCCTTCGACTATGACTCTGCCACGCGAGCACCGGCCGCCGACGAGGGGCATACCGACACGACTCCGCTGGAGCGGCTCGCGGAAATCGCCGCGCGCACGGCGGAGGAGAGCGGCAAGTTCGCCAATGTCGACGCCATCCTGCGCATTCCCGTCACCATGCAGGTGGTGCTGGGATCGGCCACCATTCCGGTGGCGAACCTGATGAAGCTCGGCCGCGGTGCCGTGGTTCCGCTCGACCACAGGGTCGGCGAGCCCGTCGATGTCGTGGTCAACGGCCGCATCGTCGCCCGGGGCGAGGTGGTCGTCGTCGAAGAGGACAATTCCCGCTTCGGCGTCTCGCTCACCGAGATTGTCGGTCCGCTGGGGCAGGGCGATAGCTGA
- a CDS encoding flagellar motor switch protein FliM produces MEDDIGVDHKKQLPNYLLDAAGISIERMPMLNVIFDRMAASCTDSLQPMAGTPCYFSVNGITNDPLGDIIKDYEGNAVAAVLYAEQWDSRVIIMLDRDFVFTMVEAMFGSDGAEPPLDVERTFSNIEIRLVQALFERFAKALQGAFAGTSNVTFRVERVETAMASLAIGRASNMSICANMMVQALYRGGQMFLIIPHSALNPLRQKLATVTASDGRTTDPRWREQMESEVHRTEVTLSAVLDEKMISLEDVVKFKVGQVLELEATPRTLARLESNNQVLFWCQIGQLDGYYAMQVADPVDQKREFVDDILSR; encoded by the coding sequence ATGGAAGACGACATCGGCGTCGATCACAAGAAGCAGCTCCCGAACTATCTGCTGGACGCTGCCGGCATATCCATCGAACGCATGCCGATGCTCAATGTGATCTTCGATCGCATGGCGGCATCGTGCACCGACAGCCTGCAGCCGATGGCGGGAACGCCGTGCTATTTCTCGGTCAACGGCATCACCAACGATCCTCTCGGCGACATCATCAAGGACTACGAGGGCAACGCGGTCGCTGCCGTGCTCTATGCCGAGCAATGGGACTCGCGCGTCATCATCATGCTGGACCGCGACTTCGTGTTCACGATGGTCGAGGCGATGTTCGGATCCGACGGTGCGGAACCGCCGCTCGATGTCGAGCGCACCTTCTCGAACATCGAGATCCGGCTGGTCCAGGCCTTGTTCGAGCGCTTCGCCAAGGCGCTGCAGGGCGCCTTCGCCGGCACCTCCAACGTCACCTTCCGTGTCGAGCGGGTCGAGACGGCCATGGCATCGCTGGCGATCGGGCGCGCCAGCAACATGTCGATCTGCGCGAACATGATGGTGCAGGCGCTCTACCGCGGCGGCCAGATGTTCCTGATCATTCCGCACTCCGCGCTCAATCCGCTGCGTCAGAAGCTCGCAACCGTCACCGCCAGCGACGGCCGCACGACCGATCCGCGCTGGCGCGAGCAGATGGAGAGCGAGGTCCACCGCACCGAGGTGACGCTGAGCGCCGTGCTCGACGAGAAGATGATCTCGCTCGAGGACGTCGTGAAGTTCAAGGTGGGGCAGGTGCTGGAGCTGGAGGCCACGCCGCGCACGCTGGCCCGTCTCGAAAGCAACAACCAGGTGCTGTTCTGGTGTCAGATCGGCCAGCTTGACGGCTATTACGCCATGCAGGTGGCCGATCCCGTGGATCAGAAACGGGAGTTCGTCGATGATATCCTATCTCGTTGA